One part of the Vidua chalybeata isolate OUT-0048 chromosome 11, bVidCha1 merged haplotype, whole genome shotgun sequence genome encodes these proteins:
- the MATCAP1 gene encoding microtubule-associated tyrosine carboxypeptidase 1 codes for MGSGAAGGPGHGAPLCPCPSPPPPPAPRCPRGTRRLSETGAGPRRSEGAAGRGGLRAAASLPHIARGRGEEGGGRRSPCLLVALRPRNVEAERERFFRASFAYDPQFEYAEPVPAAVLDKYGAASDRFVAQAIRIIRTVLEKYGTYESFEVATGGRLLSKCQIWSVIRKYMQKEGCVGEVVVQLTDDLLSQAVMMVEDSRPTLAINLAGARQHWLEGMLRHEIGTHYIRGVNNTRQPWHSSEGRKQYSLKPANPTEEGLASLHSVLFRKQPFLWRAALLYYTIERASRLSFSALFQDLEQYVQDAGVRWEYCVRAKRGQTDTSQPGCFSKDQVYLDGILRILRHRQTIDFPLLAALGKVSYEDVNRLKKFGVLEKARIPHFMQDLERYMKQLDHIVTTNGLNEEELEQLLPD; via the exons ATGGGCTCGGGGGCGGCCGGCGGGCCGGGCCATGGCGCGCCGCTCTGCCCCTGcccgtccccgccgccgccccccgcgccgcgctgCCCGCGGGGAACCCGCCGCCTCTCCGAAaccggggccgggccgcggcgGAGCGAgggcgcggcggggcgcggggggctgCGGGCCGCCGCCTCGCTGCCGCACATcgcgcggggccgcggggaggagggcggcgggcggcgcaGCCCCTGCCTGCTCGTGGCGCTGCGGCCGCGGAACGTGGAGGCGGAGCGGGAGCGGTTCTTCCGCGCCAGCTTCGCCTACGACCCGCAGTTCGAGTACGCCGAGCCGGTGCCCGCCGCCGTCCTGGACAAGTACGGGGCCGCCTCCGACCGCTTCGTGGCTCAG GCCATCAGGATCATCCGTACTGTCCTGGAGAAGTACGGCACCTACGAGAGCTTCGAGGTGGCCACGGGTGGGAGGCTGCTGAGCAAGTGCCAGATCTGGTCCGTGATCCGAAAGTACATGCAGAAGGAAGGCTGTGTGGGAGAG GTGGTGGTGCAGCTCACCGATGACCTCCTGTCCCAGGCAGTGATGATGGTGGAGGACAGCCGGCCCACGCTGGCCATCAACCTGGCCGGAGCGCGGCAGCACTGGCTGGAGGGGATGCTGCGCCACGAGATAG gCACCCACTACATCCGGGGGGTCAACAACACCcgccagccctggcacagctccgAGGGCCGCAAGCAGTACAGCCTGAAGCCCGCCAACCCCACGGAGGAAGGCTTGGCCAGCCTGCACAGCGTCCTGTTCCGCAAGCAGCCCTTCCTGTGGCGGGCAGCCCTGCTCTACTACACCATCGAGCGGGCCAGCCGCCTCTCCTTCTCTGCCCTCTTCCAGGACCTGGAGCAGTATGTCCAGGATGCTGGTGTCCGGTGGGAGTACTGTGTGCGGGCAAAGCGGGGCCAGACAGACACCTCACAGCCAG GCTGTTTCAGTAAGGACCAGGTGTACCTGGATGGGATTCTCCGCATCCTGCGCCATCGGCAGACCATCGACTTCCCACTGCTGGCTGCGCTTGGAAAG GTGTCCTATGAAGATGTGAATCGGCTGAAGAAATTTGGGGTGCTGGAGAAGGCCCGCATCCCCCATTTCATGCAGGATCTGGAGCGGTACATGAAGCAGCTGGATCACATTGTCACCACCAATGGCCTGAACgaggaagagctggagcagctgctgcctgacTGA